The window GGGCGATGCTGTGGTTCTTCCTGTGGATCCTGTGGTTCATCCTGCTGTTCAGGATCATCGTGGACATCTTCCGCGACGACGCGATGAGCGGCTGGGCCAAGGCGGGCTGGCTCGTCTTCGTCATCGTGCTGCCCTTCCTGGGCGTGTTCGTCTATGTCATCGCCCGGGGCAAGAACATGGGACGCCGGGAGGTCGCGCAGGCGCGCGCCCAGCAGGAGGCCTTCGACTCCTACGTCCGTGAGACGGCCGGCGGCCACCTCAGCAGCGCCGACGAGCTGACCAAGCTGTCGCGGCTGAAGGAGAGCGGCCACATCACGGAGGACGAGTTCCAAAGGGCCAAGCAACTGATCTTCACCGACTACGGCCCCGCCGGCGCCCGCAAGCAGCCGGAATCCGCCACTCCTTCAACCGGCAGCTGAGGCCGGCGCACGACACGAGATGAGGCAAGCGGCATGACTGCGACACAGAGCGCACGTCCCCCCACGGCGAAGCAGAGCTGGGCCGAGGGCCTGACGGCCTTCGCCGCCGTGATGCTGATGATCGGCGGCGTGCTCGCCATCACGCGGGGCATCATGGCCATCGCCGAGGACGACGTCTTCGTCAACACCCCGAACTACGTCTTCGAGTTCGACCTGACCAGCTGGGGCTGGATCCATCTGATCCTGGGCGTGTTCGCCGTGCTCGTCTCCCTCGGTCTGTTCACCGAGGCGACTTGGGCCCGCGTCTCCGGCGTGGCGATCGGCTCCCTCGTCATCATCGCCAACTTCCTGTCCCTGCCGTACTACCCGGTGTGGTCGGTCGTCCTGATCGGAATCTCCGCGCTGATCATCTGGGCTCTGTGCGTGGAACGGCCCGGCCGCTCCGCCCCATGAGGCGACACGGCCGCGAAGGCCACTGACCTGCCCTCCTCGCGCGTACCGTGTGCGTTCGATCGACGCGTCGTATGAACAGAAGACGACGGCCGACCGTACGCATGATGACGGGACGCAGGGAAGGGATCACGGGTGTCGCAAGTCACGGGCCAACTGCCGGACGCCGAGACGGAGGACGACAAGGCCGAGGGCACGGCGCAGCGCCCCGGGCCGCATGGCTGGCGGCAACGACATCCACGAGCGGCCCGGGGCGTCACCGTGACGACCAACGTGCTGGCCGGCGCCCTCGTCCTGGCCGCGCTCCTGCTGCCCAACCGCGTCGAACGGCTGTCGTTCGGCGCGTTCTTGCGCATCCCCGCCGAGGGAGTCCTCCTCGCCGGTCTGCTGCTCTCGCTGCCGCCGCGGCCACGGCGGATCGCGGCGATCGTGACGGGCGCGCTCCTCGGAGTGCTCACCGTCCTCAAGTTCCTGGACATGGGCTTCTACCAGGTGCTGGCCCGCCCCTTCGACCTGGTCCTGGACTGGATCCTGCTCGACGACGCGACGGACTTCCTGCGCGAGTCGTTCGGGCGGACGGGCCAAGTGCTCGCCGTGACAGGGGTATTGGCACTCCTCGTGACCGTCCTCGTCGCGACGACGCTTGCGGCCGTACGCCTGACGAATCTGATGGTCCGGCATCGCCCGGTCGCCGCCCGCACGACGCTCATCCTCGGCACCGCATGGATCACCTGCGTCACACTGGGCGTGCAGGTCACCGAGGTGCCGGTCGCCTCGAAGATCAACGCCGATTACGTCGACAACCGTGTCGAGCAGGTCCGAGCGGGGCTGCGGGACGCGGAGGTGTTCGAGAAGCAGGCGGCCGTCGACGCCTTCGCCGACACGCCGCCCGAGCAGTTGCTGACCGGGTTGCGCGGCAAGGACGTGCTGTTCACCTTCATCGAGAGCTACGGCAGAGTCGCGATCGACGATCCGGCGATGGCGGGGCAGATCGACTCGGTGCTCGACGAGGGCGGCGACAGGCTGGAGTCGGCCGGGTTCGCCTCGCGCAGCGGCTGGCTCAAGTCCCCGGTGACGGGGGCGGGCAGTTGGCTCGCCCACTCCACGTTCCTGTCCGGTCTGTGGATCAAGAACCAGCAGCGGTACCGGAGCCTGACCACGAGCGACCGCGCCACGCTCGGCAGCTACTTCCGCAAGACCGGCGCGTGGCGCACGGTCGGCATCGTGCCGGGGGTGCGCAGGGCCTGGCCGGAGGGCGAGTTCTTCGCCCTGGATCACATCTACGACTCCGAGCATCTCGGCTACCACGGCCCGTACTTCAGCTGGACGCCCGTGCCGGACCAGTTCAGCCTGGAGGCCTTCGAGCGCCTGGAGCACGGCAAGAAGGACCGCGAGCCGATCATGGCCGAGATCATCCTGGCCTCCAGCCACAACCCCTGGGCACCGGTCGCCGGCATGATCGACTGGGAGGACCTCGGCGACGGCTCGGTCTTCCACCGGATCAAGGAGCAGGGCAAGGACCCCAAGGAGGTCTGGAAGAACCCCGACAGCGTCCGCGCCGAGTATGCGAACGCCATCGAGTACTCACTGCGCAGCCTCGTCGAGTACGTCGAGCGCTACGGCGACGACGACACGGTCCTGGTCTTCCTCGGCGACCACCAGCCGGTGCCGACGGTCACCGCGGGCAGCAGGAGCAAGGACGTCCCCGTCACGATCGTCGCCCGCGACCCGAAGGTCCTGGACCGTATCGCCGACTGGGGCTGGACGGACGGCCTCAAGCCCGCCGAGGACGCCCCGCAGTGGGGCATGGACAAGTTCCGGGACCGGTTCATGACGGCGTACGGCAAGTGAGGAACGGCGAGACCGCGGCAAGGAACTCGTCCGGACACGTCTCGTGCACGAGATGCCCGGCGTCGACGGTCACCAGCCTCGCCCCGGGAATGGCAGCGGCGACCGCGGCGACCTGATCCTGCGGAATCGGACTGCTGGGCCCGCCCCCGATCACCAGCGTCGGCATGGTGATCCGCCCCATGTGCTCCCACCACAGGGGATCGGGCGCATTGCGCTGTCGGTCGGTCGCCAGCACCATGGCCCAGTCGAACGGCAGGTCACCGTCGGGCCGTTCGGCCTCAGGCCGTGGCGGGTCGAGGGGAAAGGGCGCGGGGACGTCCTCCAGGACGAGGCGTCGTACGAGTCCGGGCGCCCGCTGGGCGAGAAGGCAGGCGACAGTGCCGCCCAGCGAGTGCCCGATGACGTCGGCGCGCTCGATGCCGAGCACGGTGAGGAAGTCCCGGATGTCGTCCCGCATCGCCTCGCACGCGTACGTGCCGGGCCACTCGCTGCGGCCATGCCCGCGCAGATCAGGGGCGTACACGCGACGCGGCCCCCGTGCGAGCCGCTCGGCGACCGGCGTCCAGTCCGAACCGTCGGCCCCGCGGCAGTGCAGCAGGACGACGGGCGGCGCCTCTTCGGGCCCCCAGGTCCGGTACGCGAGCGTGATGCCGTTCGCCTTCACGGTCTGCATACCGGGAGATCCTTCCGCAGCCGCCCCGGTCACGCTCCCTACTCTGCTGACGGCAGAGCGGTCCGGTCGAGGAACCCGTCAACGCATCCCGCGAACCACTGCGGGTCGTCGAGCCAGGGGTAGTGGCCGGCGCCGGGCTGGACCGCGAGCTCGGCGTACGGGAAGACGTCCATGGTGCGGCGGGCCAGTTCGGGGTTGGGAGCGCCGTCGAGTTCGCCGGCCAGGACGAGGACGGGAGCAGTCAGCCGGGCGAGCGCGGCGCGGGTGGCGGGTGGGTCGTAGGCGCCCTCGGAGCCGTACACCTCGGCCGCCTCGTCATTGAACTCCTCGTCCGCACGGGCATCGTGCTCCTGCGCCACCCGGTCCCAGCGCCCGTAGAAGAAGGGCGCGAGTTCCGGCCCGACCTCGCCTTTGCCCGCGAGCCAGGACTCGAAAGCGGGGAACGCCTCCTCGAACCAGGGCTCCCCCTTGCGCAGTCGCGCCGCCGAGAGGCGGTCCTCGGGTGTCGCGGTGGTGCCCAGTGCCCACGGGTTGGCGGCGACCAGCACCAGCCGTCGGACCCGCTGCGGATGGCGGGCGGCGTAGAGCAGCGCGAGGCTGCCACCCGCGGAGTGGCCGAGGAGGTCGATCCGTGCCAGACCCAGTTGGATCCGGAGCGCCTCCACGTCGTCCACGAGCCGATCGCAGCGGTACGTCGCCGGATCCGCCGGTATCTCCGAGTCGCCCGTGCCGCGCAGGTCCAGGAGGATCAGTCGGCGCTCGGCGTCCAGGCCGCCCAGGTTCCCGAGGTAGGAGGAGGCGCGCATCGGCCCGCCGGGCAGGACGACGAGCGGTTCGCCCTCGCCTTGCGGGTGGTAGGCGAGGCGGGTTCCGTCGGATGCGGTGAAGATCGGCATGGCGCCGATCCTAGGAGTCGGCGAACCGGTCGCGCAGTTCCCTCTTGAGGATCTTGCCGCTGGCGTTGCGGGGCAGCGCATCGACGAAGACGACCCGCTTGGGCGCCTTGAAGTGGGCGAGCTTCTCGCGGGCGTGGTCGATCAGTTCGGCCTCGGTCACGTCTCCGCGCGGGACGACGACGGCGGTGACCGCCTCGATCCAGCGCTCGTCGGGCAGTCCGACCACCGCGACCTCGGCCACCGCCTCATGCGTGTAGAGCGCGTCCTCGACCTGACGCGAAGCGACCAGCACGCCACCGGAGTTGATGACGTCCTTCACCCGGTCGACGATCGTGAAGTAGCCGTGGGTGTCCTTCACGGCCAGGTCGCCGGAGTGGAACCAGCCGTCGCGGAAGGCCTCGGCGGTCTCCTCGGGCTTGTCCCAGTACCCCTCGCACAACTGCGGGGAGCGGTAGACGATTTCACCCGGGGTGCCGTCGGGCACGTCCTTGCCGTCCTCGTCGACCACGCGCGCGTCGACGAAGAGCACTGGCCGGCCGCAGGAATCCATCCGCCCCTTGTGCTCGTCGGGGGCGAGGACGGTCGCCAGGGGACCGATCTCGCTCTGGCCGAAGCAGTTGTAGAAGCCAAGCTCCGGCAGCCGTTCCCGGAGCCGCTCCAGCACGGGCACCGGCATGATCGAGGCGCCGTAGTACGCCTTGCGCAGCCCGCCGAGGTCGCGCGTGGTGAAGTCGGGCCGGTTGGCCAGGCCGATCCAGACCGTGGGCGGCGCGAACAGGCTGTCCACACGGCCGGCTTCGATCAGGTCGAAGAGCCGGTCGCCGTCGGGCGCGTCGAGGATGATGTTGGTCGCGCCGACCGCGAGGTAGGGCAGCAGGAAGACATGCATCTGCGCGGAGTGGTACAGCGGCAGCGAGTGCGCGGGCCGGTCGCCCGCGCTGAGGTCGAGCGCGGTGATGGCACTCAAGTACTCGTGCACCAAGGCGCGGTGCGTCATCATCGCGCCCTTCGGCAGGGCCGTCGTACCCGAGGTGTAGAGGAGCTGTACCAGGTCCTCGCTGCGCGGCTCGGGCCCGTCGTACGCGGGGGCGGAGGCCAGCAGCTCCAGCAGCGACCCGTCGGCGTCGCGCAGGGGCAACGTCCGTACGCCGTCGGGCAGTCGGTCCGCCAGGCCCGGATCGGCGAGGACGAGGGAGCTGCCGGACTGGCCGACGAGGTAGGCCAGGTCGTCGCCGGTCAGGTTCTGGTTGACCGGGACGTGGACGAGCCCCGCGCGGGCGCAGGCGAGGAAGCCGATCAGGTAGGCGTCGGAGTTGTGGCCATAGGCGCCGACGCGGTCGCCGGGTTGGAGCCCCTGGTCGAGCAAGACGCTCGCCGCGCGGGAGACGGCCTCGTCGAACTCCTCGTACGTCCATGTCCGGTCGCGGTACTCCACCGCGACGCGTGCCGGGGTGCGGCGGGCGCTGCGCCGCAGTACTCCGTCGACCGTGCTGCCGTGTCCGGGCGTCATGACAGTTGATCCTCGGCCCCTGCCGAAAGGAGGTCAAGACACCTGACGATCGACACATTCCGCGGACACATACCGGTTGGTACGCTCAACCGCCCCTTCCCCCAAGGACGTTGGGAGGCTCGATGCGCACCCGCCTGAGACGGATCATCATCACGGCCGTAGCCCTGCTCACCGCCACCGCCACACTGCCTGCGGCCGCGGCCGACCGCGAGGACCGTCGTGAACATCCTTCGCACGGCGGCCTTTCGGCCGTGATCCGCTATACCGAGTACGGCATTCCGCACATAGTCGCGAAGGATTACGCGAACCTCGGCTTCGGCACCGGATGGGCGCAGGCCGCCGACCAGGTGTGCACCCTTGCAGACGGCTTCGTGACCGTGCGCGGCGAGCGCTCCCGCTTCTTCGGACCCGACGCGGCAACCGACTTCTCCCTCTCCTCGGCCACCAAGAACCTCTCCAGCGACCTGTACTTCCGCGGCGTACGAGAGGCGGGCACGGTCGAGAAGCTGCTCGCCGAACCGGCGCCGCGCGGTCCCAGCCGCCAGGTCGAGGAGCTGATGCGCGGCTTCGCGGCCGGCTACAACGCCTGGCTGCGCAAGAACCCGATCACCGACCCGGCGTGCAAGGGCGCCGCCTGGGTGCGCCCGATCACGACGCTCGACGTGGCCACGCGCGGCTTCGCGCTCGCGGTGCTGGGCGGTCAGGGCCGGGCGGTCGACGGCATCACGGCCGCACAGCCGCCAACGGGTACGGCCGCGGCGGCGCCCGACGCCCAGGCCACCGCCCGCGCGGCGCGCGAACTCCTCGCCGCCGACACGGCCGACATGGGCTCCAACGCCGTAGCCTTCAGCGGCTCCACGACGGCGAACGGCCGCGGGCTCCTGCTGGGCAACCCGCACTACCCCTGGCAGGGCGGCCGCCGCTTCTGGCAGTCGCAGCAGACGATCCCCGGCGAGCTGAACGTCGCGGGCGGTTCGCTGCTGGGCAGCGCCACCGTGTCCATAGGCCACAACTCCCAGGTGGCGTGGAGCCACACGGTCGCGACGGGCGTCACGCTCAACCTCCACCAGCTGACGCTGGATCCAGCGGATCCCACGGTGTACCTCGTCGACGGGAAGCCGGAGCGCATGACGAAGCGCACGGTCACGGTGGCCGTGAAGGACGGCGCCCCGGTGACGCGGACGCAGTGGTGGACGCGATACGGGCCACTGGTCACCTCGCTCGGCCCCTCGCTGCCGCTGCCGTGGACGACCACGACGGCGTACGCGGTGAACGACCCCAACGCCGTCAACCTGCGCGCCTCCGACACCGCGCTCGGCTTCAGCAAGGCCCGCAGCACGGCGGACGTGCTGGGTTCGCTTCAGCGCACCCAGGGCCTGCCCTGGGTGAACACCATCGCCGCGGACTCGGGTGGCCACACCCTGTTCACGCAGTCGCAGGTGCTACCCCGGATCACAGACGAGCTGGCCCAGACGTGCTCCACCCCGCTCGGCAAGGTCACTTATCCCTCCTCGGGACTCGCGATCCTGGACGGCTCCAGCAGCGCCTGCGCACTCGGCGCCGACCCCGACGCCGTACAGCCAGGCATCTTCGGGCCCGCGAAGCTGCCGACCCTCAAGGACGCGCCGTACGCGGAGAACTCCAACGACAGCGCCTGGCTGTCCAACGCGGACCGACCCCTGACCGGCTACGAGCGAGTCTTCGGCACGATCGGCACGCAGCGCTCGATGCGCACGCGCGGCGCGATCGAGGACGTGGCGGGGATGGCGGAGCGCGGTGAGCTGACGGTGCGGAAGCTTCAGGAGCAGCAGTTCGCCAACCGGGTACCGGCGGGCGACCTGGCTGCGAAGGACGCGGCAGCGGCCTGTGCCGAGTTGCCGGGCGGCACGGCGACGGGCAGCGACGGCAAGGCGGTTGACGTGTCCGGCGCCTGCGCGGCACTGGCGGCGTGGGACCGCACCACGGACACCGGCAGCAGGGGCGCGCTGCTCTTCGACCGGTTCTGGCGCAAGCTGACGGCCACGGTTCCGGCGGCCCAGCTGTGGAGGGTGCCGTTCTCTTCCGCGGACCCGGTGGGCACCCCGAACACCCTGAACACAGCAGCGCCGGGCTTCACCACGGCCCTGGCAGACGCGGTCGCCGAGCTGCGGGCGGCGGACATCGCGCTCGATTCCCCGCTCGGGGAGAACCAGTTCGTCGTACGCAACAGCAAGCGCATCCCCGTTCCGGGCGGTACCGAGTCCCTGGGCGTCTGGAACAAGATCGAGCCGGTGTGGGACGCGACGAAGGGCGGCTACACGGAGGTCACGACGGGCTCCAGCTACATCCAGGCCGTCGGCTGGGACGGCACCCGCTGCCCGGTCGCGCGCACGCTGCTGTCGTACTCCCAGTCCTCGAACCCGAACTCGGCCCACTTCAGCGACCAGACGCGGCTGTTCTCGGGTGAGAAGTGGGTGACGTCCAGGTTCTGCGAGAAGGACATCATGTCCTCGCCGGGGCTGCGGGTGGTGGTGGTTCGCGAGCGGCGTTGACGGTGCTCACTGCGCGGCCGTGCATGAGCCGTCGCAGCATCGCTTCGGCGGGGCTGCGGCGGTTCGCGTGTTCTGGGGCGTGGGCGAGACCCGGACGCTCCTTCACGCCGGCCAGGCATCATCCACCACGAAAGAGACCACCGTGCCACCGAAGGGGCTGGGCCCGGAGTGCCACGAGTCGGCGATGGCGTCGAGCAGGATCAGCCCGCGGCCGTGAGCTTCATCGGCATCCGGGTGCCGCAGCCGGACGGCGGCCGGGAATCCCGGGTTGTGTACGTCGACCCGGAGGGAGTTCTTCTCTCGGAACCACTCCACTCGTACGACCCAGTCGCCCTCGGATCGGCCGTAGAGGATGGCGTTGGTGACTAACTCCGAGATCATCAGCTCGCAGTCGCCGAGGGCGCAGGCCGGGTTGTACGGGGCGATGAACTTCCGGAACCAGTGACGGGCCCGGGGCACTGACTCGGCGACCGGATGCAAGGTCATCGCGCCGAGCCGGGGGGACTCCTCAGAGGGGTAGCGGTCGATCGTGTAGGCCATCCGCGCTCACTCCTTGCCGCTGCCCTCGCAGTCGAGGCAGCGCCGCTTCGATGTGGCACGGGCACAGTCGGCGGTAGTGGCGAGCGCCGGTGTCGTACGCGACGCACCTCCAGCCGCGCCCCGACACCCTGGTCCCCGGCCGCTGACTCGCGACGCCGTGCCCCATCCGATCAAGTGGCCTTAGCCACTTACTGGATAGTGGCATTAGCCACTTTGCCGCGCAAGTGGTTCACGGTAACTGGCGCACTGTCAGGTGAGTGGGTAGCCCTGCTCGAACGCCCAGCGATGCGGCGGGTAAGTGGCTTCGGCGAACTCCAACGGCCGGTCCTGGAGGTCGTAGACGACGTGATGCACGACCAGGACCGCGGATCCAGGATCAAGCCGGAGATCGACTACTTCCTCATCCGTCGCCGTCCGGGCGCACATCCGGTCTTCGGCGTAACTCCCCTGCCGTCCCGTCATGTTCTCGACGTGCATGAGGGTGCCTTCCTGGATCCGCCCCGGGTCCAGGAGCTTGGGCGCCCGCTGACCAACGTCCGGCGCGAACCACGACGTGGACAAAGTGATGGGCCCGTCCTGGTTGTTGGTCACGCGCCGACGGTGCACGGCTCGCCGGTCCTTCACCAGTCCCAGCGCCTCAGCCACGTGATCCGGCGCTTCCAGCCAGCCGGCCGAGGTGATGACGGCGTACTCGCCGGTCGTGTAGATCTTCCCCGTCTGCCGGGCACGGCCGTACAACTCACGTGCCCGCCGGTTGACTTCGAGGCTGCGCACGTACGTGCCGGACCCCTGCCGCTTCTCGACAAGCCCCTGATGACTCAGTGCTTCCAGCGCTCGCGCGGCCGTTGGCCTGGACACCTTCCAGTCCGACGCCAGTTGCCGTTCCGAGGGAACCTCGTCCCCCGCCCGCAAGTCGCCCCGAAGGATCTGATCGCGAATGAAGTGCGCGATCTGAAGATACTTCGGCTGAGCCTCCTCGATCTGGGGCACGTGCCCTCCTCGTCCTGGTCCCGGCCGCAAATGGCCAAGTGGCTAAGGCCTCTGGCCACTATAGGGTGAGTGGTCAAGGCCGTACCCCGTACGCTTGGGCCCATGACGCGGTTGATCGTCGCAGCAGGAGGAGGGGGCGACGCAGTCGCCGCCGCAATGCTTGATGCCGCCCTGTACGGCGACGCCGACCAGGCGGTGATCCTCACCTACGCGTGGGACCGCCTCCTGATCGACCCGGTGCCGGGCCCGCGAGGACCCAACGACTTCACCGGCCTGGAACCGATCACCCCAGCGGTCTGGAAGGTACCGGCGTCAGCACGCCCGATCGCTCCAGCAGGCTCCACGCTTCCGCGACTTGCTGCGGAGCTGCCCCACACGTTCGCGCTCATAGATCCCCGGCAGGGCGTGGAGGGCGTGACGCACCAACTCGAAGAGCTGGTGACCCACTTGGAGCCCGAGTCGATCGATCTCCTCGACGTGGGCGGCGACGCACTGGCCCGGGGTGACGAACCGACGCTGAAGAGCCCGCTCGCTGACGCCCTCACGCTGGCAGCATGCGGCCAAGTGAACGCGCAGATCCGCCTGCTGGTCGCGGGCCCGGGCCTGGATGGCGAACTGCCACTCGACGACTTGCGCGGCGCGCTCGGCCCCGTCGTCCACATCCTCACGCCGAAGGACGTGGACCCGATCAGCTCGGTCCTGGAATGGCACCCCTCCGAGGCGACGGGGATGCTCGCGGCGACGGCCCGAGGCGTACGGGGCACATGCGAAGTCCGGGACGCAGGCCTACCCATCCCCCTCACCGACGAGGGACCGACGGTCCACGAAGTCGACCTGGAGGAAGCCCTGAGCCGGAACGAGCTGGCCCGCGCCATCATGGCGACGGCCACGCTGGACGAGGTAGAGGCGCTGAGCCGCGAAGTGTGCGGCTTCTCGGAAATCGACTACGAACGCAACAAGGCCTTGTGGCTCAAGGAACAACGGCTGGTGAGGCTCGACCCCGAGTCCCTGCTTCCCCAACTCGACCAGTTCGAGGCGGAGGCCCGTAGCCGCGGAGTCACCCACACGACGTTCCGCCACCTCACCGAGGTCCTGAATCTCTCCGGCATCCAGCGCGATGCACTGCGCCAGCTACTCATGAACAGTCGGCCAGAGCGGTACGCAGCCCCGCTGTGGAGTGTCATCGCACCGCAGTAGACGATTTTGCCTGTAGCCCTACCGAGGCGTCGGACTCAGAGTTTTGCCGCCCTTGGCTGGTTGTGGAGTTGAGGCGCCCTGACCATGACGTCATGACCGACTCCTGGGATGCCCTGAGCGCCGTTGGAACCTGCGCTGCCACGATTGCCGCGGTAACCATTGCCACGCTCGATGCTCGACGCAACCGCCGCAAGGAGCTGGAGCAGCGGCTTGAGGACGCCGACCTTGAGAAGGAGAAGGCTCGTACGGTGGTGCCAGAGATTGACCACGATCTCACCAAGGCGCACGTGACGAACTTCGGCACCAGTCCAGTTCTCAACCTCGAACTACTAGGCGCGCAGATCACCATCACTCGTGAGTCCGGAGCCCAGGAACACCACTACCGTTCCCGGTGCGAGCGTGAACAGTTCGGATGGCAGGTAGTCGGGCCGGGGCAGACCACACAGGCAAGATCGATCTAGAAGAAGGTCTTGTGCACGTGACAGCAGGGCCAGAGGTGTACGACGTCGTGATCGATGTGATCTTCACCGATGCAGACGGACGGATCTGGAGACGACTCGGGGACCAACAGCCGGAGAGAATCACCGATGCTGAACGGCAGGTCCCTGGTGCTGATACCTATCGAAGCAGGCATCGCCCTAGCTGACAGGTCGGGGTGCTGCGAGAAAGCTCCCGAGATCGGACAAAGCACCAGCAGACCGACTGAGTTACAACTTTCTCTACTGGTCAAGGCGGCTCGCTCCGCTCCCCGCGCGCGGCCCGCCGCCCGGCCGGGCCTGCGCTCCTGTCTCCGCCCCGCTCCAGCCCGGCCGGCGCCCGTGCCGCGCGCACAACAATCAGCCGCTTGCCGTAGGCGGGGTGCGTCGTGGCTGGGGCGGTCGGCTCCACGGCTTTACGCAGCCACTTTGGCGCGAGCCTCGAAGATCATGGCCCCAACGTCGTGCTTTACCGGGCAGGTCCACAGACTGCCCGACGCGCGGAGGCTTACGGGGCCATGATCACTCGCGCCAAAGCAACTCCAGCCCAAAACCGTTCCACCGACCTCCGCAGGCCAGTCACAGGCGCCGTCCAGGCTGCGTCCACCGTCAGTGGCTGAGCTCCCCACTGATGTCCTACGACAATGCGCAATCGCTCTGTCGGGAGGTCCATTGGTGGGTCGTGAATGGGCTTCTGGGTGTTCGTATGGCAGTGCAAGGCGCCAACGGCGTAGCTGTCGGGCCTTGGCCGGCTCAGCGTGTCCCGTGGCGGGAACGCTGTTCGCGATCTTTACTGCCGCGCGGCGGGGAGGCAAACCGCGGAACGGGACCGATCGGGCAGTTGAGCTGTCTTACGATCCACTGCAGTGGTGGCGGTCGGCGACGTTAGGATGACGCGTGGTTACCGGTTTGGTTGTGGACTCCAACGGGT of the Streptomyces sp. NBC_00287 genome contains:
- a CDS encoding DUF1152 domain-containing protein; its protein translation is MTRLIVAAGGGGDAVAAAMLDAALYGDADQAVILTYAWDRLLIDPVPGPRGPNDFTGLEPITPAVWKVPASARPIAPAGSTLPRLAAELPHTFALIDPRQGVEGVTHQLEELVTHLEPESIDLLDVGGDALARGDEPTLKSPLADALTLAACGQVNAQIRLLVAGPGLDGELPLDDLRGALGPVVHILTPKDVDPISSVLEWHPSEATGMLAATARGVRGTCEVRDAGLPIPLTDEGPTVHEVDLEEALSRNELARAIMATATLDEVEALSREVCGFSEIDYERNKALWLKEQRLVRLDPESLLPQLDQFEAEARSRGVTHTTFRHLTEVLNLSGIQRDALRQLLMNSRPERYAAPLWSVIAPQ